DNA from Alphaproteobacteria bacterium:
GATACCCTTGTCCTCTATCTAGTTCTAGAATCCAACCTGTTACATTATCTAAGAAATATCTATCATGAGTAATTAATACAACAGTTCCACTGTAATCTTCTAAATACTTTTGTAACCATGCTACAGAACCCGCATCTAAATGGTTTGTAGGCTCATCTAATAATAGCATATCTGGTTTTTCTAGTAGTAATTTACAAAGAGCAATTCTTCTTTTCTCTCCACCAGATAGTTTCTCTACAGAAGAGTCTTTGTCTGGGCATCTTAATGCATCCATAGCTATTTCTATTTGTCTTGATAAGTCCCAAGCATCTTTTGCATCAATTAATTCTTGAAGTTCTCCTTGCTTCTCAATTAGAGCCATCATTTCATCTGTATCTGTTACTTCGCCAAGCTTTAGAGATATTTCTTCAAACTCATCCACTAGAGCCTTTGTTTCAGACATAGCCTCAACTATGTTTTCATAAACTGTTTTAGAGTTATCTAATTGTGGTTCTTGTTCTAAATAACCAACTTTCACTCCTTTTGCTGCCCAAGCCTCTCCTTGAAAGTCTCTCTCAACACCAGCCATAATCTTTAATAAAGTTGACTTACCTGAACCATTAGTACCTATAACCCCTATTTTTGCCCCTGGGTAAAAGCTAAGGTGAATGTTTTCAAAAAGCTGTTTGCCTCCTGGCCATACTTTAGTTAGTTCCTTCATTACGAATATATATTGATTTGACATTTGTTACCTCTCTAGTTATAGATTGCTTTATAATAAGATGATTATTAAAGCAAAAAAACATTGTTTTTTATTTGCCATTTTATAACATATAAATTTAAATTTGAAAAGAGCTTTTATATTAACTCGTCTTTTTTAACTTTGTTTGCCAGTAGTAATATGCTCTAAATATTGCATAGTTGTAACCTGTCTTCCCATCTAAAAAGCCAAATTTAAAAATATAACTATCTAAAAAGGTAATTAAAGGCATAAATGGTAAATTGTGATAAAGCTTTTTAATAAACCCTCTTAAACCAGAGCCATAAATTTGATTTTGCACTTCTGCTTGCCAAGAAGAGTAACGATTGTGTCTATCTATCATTGCATATAAAGGTTTTTTGTCGTTGTGATTGTATTTGTTTTTTAAACTAGCTATTTTGCCTATTACAATTGGTTGATAATGCCCTTCAACTTCCCACATTTCTGCTACATTTAAATCATCTATTATAGGAAAATTCACAAAGCCTTTTCTTAATAGAATTATTTTTTTATGCTTACGACCAAATCTCATTTTCTTGTTCATGAACCAAACATCAGCAGTAGCATAGAAAGCATTATAATCTTTATTTATAGCTGTTTTTATTTCTGAATTTAGCTTTTGAGATAGCTCTTCATCAGCATCAACGAATAAAATCCACTTTGTATTAATATCTATATTATCAATCGCCCACTGTTTCTTCTTAGGATATTGTCCATTCCAGTTAAAGTTAATTACATTAACGTTGCCATAAGACTTTGCTAACTCAACTGTATTATCGCTACTGTTAGAATCTATAACAAAAACTTCTTTATACTCTTGTAAAGAATCTAAACAATGAGTAATATTTACCTCTTCATTTTTTGTTAATATGAATACAGAAACATTTATTGGGCTCATTTTAGTAACTCTTCTAGGCTAATATCTAAATACTCCGCAACACAAATAATTGTTAATAGAGTAGGGTGAGATAATCCTTTTACAGAATTTGAAAAAGTATTTCTTGATAAACCTGTATCTTTTGATAATTGATAATCTGAGATTTCCCTCTTTTTCATCTCTGTAGATAATATAGAAATAATCTCTTTTTCTTTTTTTTCTAAAATTCTTCTGTTTTTCATAAATAGATAATAAAACACTTTAGTGAAAAAATGCTAGGTAATTATAATTACTTGTTTTCCTTGATGTAGATAAATAATAAGCTCCAAAAACTTCCCGACATTAAAGTAATAAATAAAACAATAAGAGGGATAGATGGAGAGTTCGGGATACTAGAAACACTTATGTTTTCTACAGTATCAGCAGAATAAGGGAGGTCAACTCCCAGCATAGCTTCTATTTGTAGTTGATGTTGCAATAAGTCTAAAAATACTTCACTGTTTTTTGATGTGTTAGATGTTTTAAGTTGCTTTTTTATGAAAGCAATTTCTTTTCCATTTTTATTTTTTTCTCTATTCTTTATTATGTCATCAGCTTGTTTATAAAGAGATTTAAGTAAATACTTAGCAAACTTAGGGTCTGAGTGCTTTAGAGTTATTCTCTTCATATTTGTGTTTTTTATATTTTCGATATTTAAGTTGTTTTGAATATAGTTTTGTGTCGTCTCTATATCATTTTTTGAATATATTCTTCCGTATAGTAATAGAGATGATAATGAGAACTTTGCTTTTAATTTAGAGGATATTTCTTTATCTGAGTTTAGCTTTTTTGCAACATCTTTAGATGTTAATAAATATAGAAATTTATTAAAGTCACTTTCTCCCTGTTTAATAGAGTTATCTTCTTTTTCAGACTTGTCTTTTTCTTTTAAGTCATGGACAGCAGGTGAAACCACCATAAAAGCGGTATGTTTTTTTGTTATAAAACTTGAAGCTAGACAGCTCAAGCAAAAGCATATTATGAATATGATAATAACTTGTTTTTTATATGATTTTATACCTGCTAATATAGCATTTGCATCTAAAGAGTTATTGTACATTGTTTAAAACCTTATTAAATTTCTTTGCAGCTTTTTCCAAGCCATATTTTTGATTAATGATAAGAGCATTATCTCCTTTGGCTTTTCTTAATTCAGAGTCTTTATAAAGACTAATTATCTCTTTTGAAATAATTTTTATATCATCCGAAGCCATACCGCAATCGTATTCATTTATTAATTGTGCTATCTCACTTTCTTGATCTCCGCAAAATAAGCAAGGTATTCCAGCAGCTAAACAAGAATATGTTTTGCAAGGAACCATAAGCCCTTTTGTTTTAGGATTTACAGAAACTAAATGAATGTCTGCACTATTGATTGATTC
Protein-coding regions in this window:
- a CDS encoding glycosyltransferase family 2 protein, with the translated sequence MSPINVSVFILTKNEEVNITHCLDSLQEYKEVFVIDSNSSDNTVELAKSYGNVNVINFNWNGQYPKKKQWAIDNIDINTKWILFVDADEELSQKLNSEIKTAINKDYNAFYATADVWFMNKKMRFGRKHKKIILLRKGFVNFPIIDDLNVAEMWEVEGHYQPIVIGKIASLKNKYNHNDKKPLYAMIDRHNRYSSWQAEVQNQIYGSGLRGFIKKLYHNLPFMPLITFLDSYIFKFGFLDGKTGYNYAIFRAYYYWQTKLKKTS
- a CDS encoding helix-turn-helix transcriptional regulator; this encodes MKNRRILEKKEKEIISILSTEMKKREISDYQLSKDTGLSRNTFSNSVKGLSHPTLLTIICVAEYLDISLEELLK